In a genomic window of Acropora muricata isolate sample 2 chromosome 2, ASM3666990v1, whole genome shotgun sequence:
- the LOC136906165 gene encoding protein HEXIM1-like, giving the protein MCLKTCPEIYEMYVCDKKIMDDENIMLKPQKRKKIRRLKKRKFYERTSESQVPLKQRKTKTAAPENTTQFIMADKELAEPFYVIPSPCSSPASHYTSSPGSIQGTPSSERDLGFDSTEEDLVREFNHLDFDLDFFHRDFEAMYNRIQEESLLSLSKGELVSKYRELEGKEELLQRQCQELSNGVIFGEHEGSLRNKNSCSTTNTFPARSVKISEEENLLRQLETLQRENRSLAEENLRLKGFKSSSVEINRLS; this is encoded by the coding sequence ATGTGCCTGAAAACTTGCCCAGAAATCTATGAGATGTATGTTTGCGACAAGAAGATCATGGACGACGAAAATATAATGTTGAAGCcacagaaaaggaaaaagatacGCCGTCTGAAGAAACGAAAGTTCTACGAAAGGACGAGCGAGAGCCAAGTTCCATTAAAACAACGGAAGACGAAAACAGCCGCTCCAGAAAATACAACACAGTTCATCATGGCGGACAAAGAATTGGCTGAACCATTTTATGTGATCCCTTCTCCATGCTCGTCACCCGCGAGCCATTACACAAGCTCCCCTGGATCGATTCAAGGAACACCATCTTCAGAAAGAGACTTGGGTTTTGATTCAACAGAGGAAGATCTTGTTCGTGAGTTCAACCATCTTGATTTCGACTTGGATTTCTTTCACAGGGACTTCGAAGCTATGTATAATCGTATTCAAGAGGAGAGTTTACTTTCTCTTTCGAAAGGCGAACTTGTTAGTAAATACCGTGAACTTGAGGGGAAGGAGGAACTTCTTCAAAGGCAGTGTCAAGAACTATCAAACGGCGTCATTTTCGGTGAACACGAGGGTTCTCTTCGGAATAAAAATTCATGCTCGACCACCAACACGTTTCCCGCGCGCTCGGTGAAAATATCTGAGGAGGAGAATTTGCTTCGTCAGCTCGAAACATTGCAGAGAGAGAACAGATCACTGGCTGAAGAGAATTTGAGGTTAAAAGGTTTCAAATCATCTTCAGTAGAGATTAATCGGTTGTCTTAA
- the LOC136906254 gene encoding Golgi-associated plant pathogenesis-related protein 1-like encodes MEAFKVAVFMSVCYFASGDYRQDALRQHNELRSIHNARPLKLNAKLNRDASQYAQELVNKYLRSHSLKHSPGSSRPGVGESLSVGCTTARGVEGQTVQQAIKSWYDEVCQYNFKHYGFVRKLGHFSQLVWKDTTELGFGKKSGTYTDSKRRTWTCTYYVARYKAAGNVMSQRQFRENVDQGSFNRSRYCKAVKADRRP; translated from the exons ATGGAAGCTTTTAAAGTAGCGGTCTTTATGTCTGTTTGCTACTTTGCTAGCGGAG ATTACCGTCAAGACGCACTGAGACAGCACAATGAGCTGAGAAGCATTCACAATGCCCGCCCCTTGAAACTTAATGCAAAGTTAAACAGGGACGCCAGCCAATACGCACAGGAACTTGTAAATAAGTATTTAAGATCTCACTCACTGAAGCACTCTCCCGGCAGTTCCCGCCCTGGTGTTGGGGAAAGTCTGTCCGTGGGGTGTACAACCGCGAGAGGCGTTGAGGGACAAACAGTTCAACAAGCAATTAAGTCTTG GTATGACGAAGTTTGCCAATACAACTTTAAGCATTACGGCTTTGTGCGGAAACTTGGTCACTTCTCTCAGTTGGTGTGGAAGGACACAACTGAGCTTGGTTTTGGGAAGAAATCAGGCACGTACACAGATTCGAAAAGAAGGACTTGGACTTGCACATACTATGTTGCCCGCTACAAGGCTGCTGGAAACGTAATGAGCCAGAGACAGTTCCGAGAAAATGTTGATCAAGGGAGTTTCAATCGCTCCAGGTACTGCAAAGCCGTCAAAGCCGATCGACGGCCTTGA
- the LOC136906136 gene encoding stress-induced-phosphoprotein 1-like, whose product MADAVKAAELKNKGNSFLQTGDYAKAIECYTEAIALNPLEHVFYSNRSAAYAKDKNYEKALADARKCVELKPDWGKGYSRLGAALSFLGRHAEAERAYTKGLQLDPTNEQLKSGLEEAKAQAARNSPMTNPFAVPNLYVRLATNPKTKQFLEHQDYRETVEALRKNPQLLGTHLQDPRIMQTVAVLLGFDADVQDTEETPSPPRQEEKPKDEPMETEPEPEPEVDLSMKQSLEEKEKGNVAYKKKDFETALQHYAKAIELDRTNANFLTNRAAVYFEQGKYDECREECEKAINVAREHGGGFKLVAKAYSRIGNAYNKQGKLAEAIDAYNRSLVEHRTPDTLKKVQEAEKALKEQERLAYINPEKAEEEREKGNVLFKKGDFPEALKCYKEAIKRDPNNAKLYSNRAACYQKLAAFQLALADCDTCIELDPSFVKGYTRKGGVLYALKKFTDAQKTYQKALEIDPNNKEAQEGLRACYKSFSEQPTDPEEIRRRANADPEIQEILTDPAMKIILEQMQEDPKAAQEHLKNPEIRSRIQKLYEAGILQIR is encoded by the exons ATGGCGGATGCCGTCAAG GCAGCTGAACTGAAAAACAAGGGTAACTCGTTCCTTCAGACCGGAGATTACGCGAAGGCCATCGAATGCTACACGGAGGCAATCGCCTTGAATCCGTTGGAACATGTCTTCTACAGCAATCGGTCGGCCGCTTATGCCAAGGATAAAAATTACGAAAAAGCACTAGCTGATGCCAGGAAATGCGTGGAGTTGAAGCCGGACTGGGGAAAG gGGTATTCAAGACTTGGAGCTGCGCTGTCATTTCTTGGACGCCATGCTGAAGCAGAAAGAGCTTACACCAAGGGTCTGCAGCTAGATCCCACCAATGAACAGCTGAAAAGTGGATTGGAAGAAGCAAAAGCTCAAGCAGCGC GTAATAGCCCAATGACAAACCCATTTGCTGTGCCTAACCTTTACGTCCGCCTTGCTACAAACCCAAAGACTAAACAATTCTTAGAGCATCAGGACTACAGAGAAACAGTTGAAGCCCTCAGGAAGAATCCACAACTGCTTGGCAC tcaCCTTCAGGATCCAAGAATCATGCAAACAGTTGCAGTGTTGCTTGGTTTTGATGCTGACGTTCAAGACACTGAAG AAACCCCTTCACCGCCACGTCAAGAGGAGAAGCCAAAAGACGAACCAATGGAGACAGAACCAGAACCTGAACCCGAGGTGGATTTATCTATGAAACAG TCTCtggaagagaaagagaaaggaaatgtgGCATATAAAAAGAAGGATTTTGAGACAGCTTTACAACACTATGCAAAAGCTATTGAACTTGACCGCACCAATGCCAACTTCCTCACTAACAGAGCAG cggtgTATTTTGAACAAGGCAAATATGATGAGTGCAGAGAAGAATGTGAGAAAGCAATCAATGTGGCCAGGGAACATGGTGGAGGCTTCAAATTGGTTGCTAA GGCTTATAGCAGAATTGGCAACGCCTACAACAAGCAAGGAAAGCTTGCAGAAGCCATTGATGCCTACAATAGATCTCTAGTGGAACACAGGACCCCAGACACACTGAAAAAAGTGCAGGAG GCAGAGAAGGCCCTCAAAGAGCAAGAAAGATTAGCATACATAAATCCAGAAAAGGCTGAGGAAGAGAGGGAAAAAGGCAACGTTCTTTTTAAGAAAG GTGATTTCCCAGAGGCACTCAAGTGTTACAAGGAGGCCATTAAGCGGGATCCAAACAATGCCAAACTTTACAGCAATCGTGCGGCCTGCTATCAAAAGCTCGCAGCATTTCAGTTAGCTCTGGCG gacTGTGATACCTGCATCGAATTGGATCCTTCATTTG TCAAAGGCTACACAAGAAAAGGTGGTGTCCTATATGCACTGAAGAAGTTCACCGATGCGCAAAAAACATACCAGAAAGCGCTTGAGATTGACCCTAACAACAAG GAAGCCCAGGAAGGACTGCGAGCTTGTTATAAATCATTTTCCGAGCAACCAACTGACCCAGAAGAGATTAGGAGACGAGCCAATGCCGATCCTGAAATACAG GAAATTCTTACTGATCCAGCCATGAAAATCATCCTCGAGCAGATGCAGGAGGATCCAAAAGCTGCTCAGGA GCATCTTAAAAATCCCGAAATCCGGAGCAGAATTCAAAAGCTGTACGAGGCTGGAATCCTGCAGATCCGCTGA
- the LOC136906152 gene encoding uncharacterized protein — protein sequence MALVLLLLHAFGLVVNVCLYYRVYKSWNSSLSRNVNKIVSFHLLLNICNIISHAGMEVSQRKLWITLSTNFSFQSIYFLAAIEFAVMLGRSVQQQLNSFFFIIALTVFSSGMAALYGERRYEICGMENCFNLTNVSVKDGDDTAILPLYFFHFLFPTSATLFASMFIGYRKWERVKAVDPTRPLAKRIVSVCASCAVALFLVYGSAFAEFVLLTSRSEGESRSGHLCRITCLYSELYFLLSVFPVGYLVRIGKKNDAALTQAGQSMAM from the coding sequence ATGGCTTTGGTCTTACTATTACTTCATGCTTTTGGCCTTGTAGTCAATGTCTGTCTTTACTATAGAGTGTACAAGTCCTGGAATAGCTCGCTGTCACGAAACGTGAACAAGATTGTCTCCTTTCATCTACTTTTGAACATTTGTAATATTATTAGCCATGCCGGTATGGAGGTTTCGCAGCGAAAGTTATGGATCACTCTTTCGACCAACTTTTCTTTCCAAAGCATATATTTCCTTGCAGCTATCGAGTTTGCTGTGATGCTTGGGCGCTCTGTACAGCAACAACTCAACTCCTTCTTCTTTATTATTGCTCTAACGGTGTTCTCAAGTGGCATGGCAGCTCTCTATGGAGAACGCCGATACGAAATATGTGGAATGGAGAACTGTTTCAACTTAACGAACGTGAGTGTGAAAGATGGAGACGATACGGCAATTTTACCTCTCtacttctttcattttctcttccCGACGTCTGCCACTCTTTTTGCGTCGATGTTTATCGGATATCGCAAATGGGAGCGTGTTAAGGCTGTCGACCCGACACGTCCCTTGGCAAAGCGGATCGTCAGTGTCTGTGCAAGTTGTGCTGTCGCTCTGTTCCTTGTTTATGGATCAGCGTTCGCAgaatttgttttgttgacaTCAAGAAGCGAAGGGGAATCACGGTCTGGACACCTGTGTAGAATAACGTGTCTTTACAGTGAGCTGTACTTTTTGTTATCTGTATTTCCAGTCGGATATTTGGTTCGCATTGGAAAAAAGAATGACGCGGCGCTCACCCAAGCAGGACAGAGCATGGCTATGTAA
- the LOC136906244 gene encoding outer membrane lipoprotein Blc-like has protein sequence MRIVRIVALLVFALSNCNNAFGIDTVPSLNRSQYIGRWYQVYADGAVVLTFERHAVCVTADYTLRKDGKIGVVNSERLYTETGEGKNITGYVYLTDPKQPGKLTVHLQGTPADLPYWVVKLGPASFGEQNLYQYSIVTDNQQFQLYVLARDVDTFKSQYDEEVKSWLADHGFTKIYNKPVPILQNKNCLYPKPRVSPYQTLMEFLSQQ, from the exons ATGAGAATCGTGAGAATCGTGGCCTTGCTGGTTTTTGCGCTGTCCAACTGCAACAATGCTTTTGGAATCGACACAGTTCCTTCTCTGAATAGGTCACAGTATATCGGACGGTGGTATCAG GTGTACGCCGATGGAGCAGTGGTGTTGACGTTTGAGCGCCATGCAGTTTGCGTAACGGCAGATT ATACTCTTCGAAAAGACGGCAAAATTGGAGTGGTGAACAGTGAGAGACTCTATACTGAGACAGGGGAAGGTAAAAATATCACAGGATATGTTTACCTAACTGACCCAAAGCAGCCCGGCAAACTCACTGTTCACTTACAAGGAACGCCAGCTGATCTTCCAT ACTGGGTGGTGAAACTTGGTCCTGCATCGTTTGGGGAGCAAAATTTGTATCAATACTCCATCGTCACTGATAACCAACAATTTCAGTTGTACGTTCTAGCAAGAGATGTGGACACCTTCAAAAGCCAATACGACGAAGAAGTGAAGAGTTGGCTGGCAGATCATGGCTTCACCAAGATCTACAATAAGCCCGTTCCCatacttcaaaacaaaaattgcctCTACCCAAAACCCAGGGTCTCCCCCTATCAAACGCTAATGGAATTCCTTAGTCAGCAATAG
- the LOC136906127 gene encoding heparan-sulfate 6-O-sulfotransferase 1-B-like → MAVRLHDILKTGFVVIAVSSIFGGIVLMYVCSHGSCRFGTSLSLTRNTAAMINEYTFDVEGEDIIVFLHIQKTGGTKFGKHLVKNLNIKRPCDCIPRRKRCTCQRPNSTKTWLFSRYSLGWPCGLHADWTELHACVPGLISRQEGKRKKRKYLYITILREPVARCMSEFRCYQRGSTWKDALHKCNGRVPTKKELPPCYKGENWTDVTFPEFLNCSSNLAFNRQTRMLADLRLVGCYDSTVMPQKRRDEILLKSAKINLESMTYFALVEYQRESQYLFEKTLGMKFYRPFTQLSAEDTRAGALSANLDPQYVTRLEERNRLDIELYSFAKELFFKRLKHFKAIYGENSHTTNTEPI, encoded by the coding sequence ATGGCAGTGAGACTGCATGATATACTAAAAACTGGCTTCGTTGTTATCGCTGTATCGTCGATATTTGGAGGGATCGTACTAATGTACGTGTGCTCTCATGGAAGCTGCCGTTTTGGTACTTCGCTTTCGCTCACTCGAAACACAGCGGCGATGATAAATGAATATACCTTCGACGTCGAAGGCGAGGACATCATCGTCTTTCTACACATACAAAAAACTGGAGGGACAAAGTTTGGAAAGCACttagtgaaaaacttgaacatCAAGCGCCCGTGTGATTGTATTCCCAGGAGGAAGAGATGCACATGCCAAAGACCAAATTCCACTAAAACCTGGCTATTTTCTCGTTATTCTTTGGGATGGCCGTGTGGTTTGCATGCTGATTGGACAGAATTACATGCTTGTGTTCCAGGGCTTATTAGTAGACaggaaggaaagagaaaaaaacgaaaatatcTGTACATAACAATTTTACGGGAACCTGTTGCACGTTGCATGAGCGAATTTCGTTGTTATCAGCGAGGATCAACTTGGAAAGATGCGTTGCATAAGTGCAATGGAAGAGTTCCTACGAAAAAGGAACTACCTCCGTGTTATAAAGGAGAGAATTGGACAGATGTTACGTTTCCAGAGTTTTTAAATTGCTCTTCGAACCTTGCCTTTAATCGACAGACGCGAATGCTCGCCGACTTGCGTCTTGTAGGATGTTATGACTCCACTGTGATGCCGCAAAAGCGAAGGGACGAGATTTTGTTGAAAAGTGCGAAAATAAATCTCGAAAGCATGACTTATTTTGCACTTGTTGAGTATCAAAGGGAAAGCCAGTATTTGTTTGAGAAGACCTTGGGGATGAAGTTTTACCGTCCCTTTACTCAGTTAAGTGCCGAAGACACAAGAGCGGGTGCTCTTAGCGCAAACCTTGATCCCCAATATGTGACTCGTCTTGAAGAACGCAATCGCTTGGATATCGAGCTATATTCCTTCGCCAAAGAGCTGTTCTTTAAAAGGCTGAAACATTTCAAGGCAATTTACGGAGAAAACTCACACACCACCAACACTGAGCCAATTTAA